In Poecile atricapillus isolate bPoeAtr1 chromosome 12, bPoeAtr1.hap1, whole genome shotgun sequence, one DNA window encodes the following:
- the LOC131583736 gene encoding phosphatidylinositol 3,4,5-trisphosphate 5-phosphatase 2-like isoform X2, with amino-acid sequence MATAGWYHRDISQVVAEELLAKAGRDGSFLVRDSESVKGAFALCLLFQRHVYTYRILPDDEGLLSVQTIQGIQTKCFLTLPELIGAYQHPNNGLVTPLLHPVLRPRPAEDSDGEDARGWGHTVPCPGAPPSSRTHIPQQLQQRLQEQVRSSPASDFMGFMAEYLAQHVQDLEALCHGHPQLRHLSTALATACRALHSEIDFTLAGLETLARVFDPPASPRSPAREQGFLSSDSDLELLLNKISTVNHLLSSLEKKVLKSLQETVTRHNLALPSVAVAPLPAARPLAVQNFEVKVGKSQRAGVTVDVESGTVTITKRGSGSPEEVIPQDKILQLIKYQSVQSKVRLVCARENQKSLSRDFIFPSARKREAFCQLLQLMKIQHSNLDEPEIISVYVGTWNMGSTPPPRSLASWLTSRGLGRTQDETTACIPHDIYVIGTQENSLGDREWVEFLCASLKSLMAIDYRVVALQCLWSIKIVVLVKPEHQRRISHVHTSSVKTGIANTLGNKGAVGVSFLFNGTSFGFVNCHLASGSERTHRRNQNYSDILHSLALGDKRLGGFDLTLRFTHLFWFGDLNYRLDMDVQDILTHIVKKEFQALLAVDQLNLEREKNKVFLQFSEGDISFPPTYRYERGTRDTYVWQKSKPTGMRINVPSWCDRILWKSHPETHVVCNSYGCTDDILTSDHSPVFATFEVGVTSQFVPKEAPGSSPEALACIEWESIEVILKTTSCSKCYIEFHSYCLEEVQRSEENTSQNCDIPGFLKLLWSSKHLPVLNPILPDLEYLGDQHLLLSIKGVESCESYGECCLALRSAIGTTAQQFETFLFHRGEETGSVRGRMRVRVPRGRCGTRERLYEWISFEEEDAEPAAEPPMCPKLPPQRLRSRPRSLPEPATGYTNPAYFILEGVPNACPPAPGGAPKKQAERPAGAQPCRSPAGERVPLPSEEEPWCGRPRCGPPSPSRGHPLSPSRAGHHKRPKSAVLTRDTVGLGDCSLYGATQLDQVSPQRRGDRLFQSHHVLEPPPRPCREAPRPLGKRGALDASALEAQPPPPAEPQPARM; translated from the exons ATGGCGACAGCAGGGTGGTACCACCGCGACATCAGCCAGGTGGTGGCCGAggagctgctggccaaggctgggcgGGACGGCTCCTTCCTGGTGCGGGACAGCGAGTCCGTGAAGGGGGCGTTTGCCCTGTGCCTCCT GTTCCAGAGACACGTCTACACCTACCGCATCCTCCCCGATGATGAGGGGCTGCTCTCCGTGCAG ACCATCCAGGGCATCCAAACCAAGTGTTTCCTCACCCTCCCCGAGCTGATCGGTGCCTACCAGCACCCCAACAACGGGCTGGTGACCCCGCTGCTGCATCCCGTGCTCCGGCCGAGGCCGGCCGAGGACTCGG ACGGGGAGGATGCCCGAGGCTGGGGGCACACGGTGCCGTGTCCCGGGGCTCCTCCCTCCAGCCGGACCCACATCccgcagcagctgcagcagaggctgcaggagcaggtcCGCAGCAG cccggccAGTGACTTCATGGGCTTCATGGCCGAGTACCTGGCCCAGCACGTGCAGGACCTGGAGGCTCTGTGCCACGGGCACCCGCAGCTGCGGCACCTCAGCACCGCGCTCGCCACTGCCTGCCGGGCGCTGCACAG TGAGATCGACTTCACGCTGGCCGGTCTGGAGACCCTTGCCAGGGTGTTCGACCCCCCTGCGTCCCCTCGCAGCCCGGCCAGGGAGCAG GGTTTCCTGAGCAGCGATTcagacctggagctgctcctcaaCAAGATCTCCACTGTCAACCACCTCCTCTCTTCGCTGGAGAAGAAG GTGCTGAAGTCACTGCAGGAGACGGTGACAAGGCAcaacctggcactgcccagcgTGGCCGTGGCCCCCCTGCCAGCTGCCAGGCCCTTGGCTGTGCAGAACTTCGAG GTGAAGGTGGGGAAGTCCCAGCGTGCGGGCGTGACGGTGGATGTGGAGTCGGGGACAGTGACCATCACCAAGCGGGGCAGCGGCTCCCCGGAGGAGGTGATCCCGCAGGATAAAA TCCTGCAGCTGATCAAGTACCAGAGCGTGCAGAGCAAGGTGAGGCTGGTGTGTGCCCGTGAGAACCAGAAGAGCCTGAGCAGGGACTTCATCTTCCCCAGCGCGCGG aagagagaggctttttgccagctgctgcagctgatgaAGATCCAGCATTCCAACCTGGATGAGCCTGAGATCATCTCGGTGTATGTTGGGACGTGGAACATGG GCAGCACACCTCCACCCCGCTCCCTGGCCTCCTGGCTGACCTCGAGGGGCTTGGGGCGCACGCAGGACGAGACCACGGCCTGCATCCCCCACGACATCTACGTCATCGGCACCCAGGAGAACTCCCTGGGCGACCGCGAGTGGGTCGAGTTCCTCTGCGCCTCCCTCAAGAGCCTCATGGCCATCGACTACAGAGTG GTGGCCCTGCAGTGCCTGTGGAGCATCAAGATCGTGGTGCTGGTGAAGCCGGAGCACCAGCGGCGCATCAGCCACGTCCACACGTCCAGCGTGAAAACCGGGATTGCCAACACACTGG GGAACAAGGGAGCTGTGGGCGTCTCCTTCCTTTTCAACGGGACCTCCTTCGGCTTCGTCAATTGCCACCTGGCCTCTGGCAGCGAGAGGACCCACAG GCGAAACCAGAACTACAGTGACATCCTGCACTCCCTGGCCCTGGGGGACAAACGGCTGGGGGGCTTCGACCTCACCCTGCGCTTCACCCACCTCTTCTGGTTCGGGGACCTCAACTACCGCCTGGACATGGATGTGCAG gacATTCTCACCCACATAGTCAAGAAGGAATTTCAAGCCCTCCTGGCTGTTGACCAGCTCAACCTGGAGCGGGAGAAGAACAAGGTGTTCCTGCAGTTCA GTGAGGGTGAcatctccttccctcccacGTACCGCTACGAGCGGGGCACCCGGGACACCTACGTGTGGCAGAAGTCCAAGCCCACGGGG ATGCGGATCAATGTCCCCTCGTGGTGTGACCGCATCCTGTGGAAGTCACACCCGGAGACCCATGTGGTCTGTAACTCCTACG GCTGCACTGATGACATCTTGACCAGTGACCACTCACCCGTCTTTGCCACCTTTGAGGTGGGAGTGACATCGCAGTTTGTGCCCAAGGAGG CTCCCGGCTCCAGCCCCGAGGCGCTGGCCTGCATCGAGTGGGAGAGCATTGAGGTGATCCTGAAAACCACCAGCTGTAGCAAGTGCTACATCGAGTTCCACTCCTACTGCCTGGAGG AGGTGCAGCGGAGCGAGGAGAACACCTCCCAGAACTGTGACATCCCTGGGTTCCTCAAGCTGCTCTGGTCCTCCAAACATCTGCCTGTG CTGAACCCCATCCTGCCCGACCTGGAGTACCTGGGGGACCAGCACCTGCTCCTCAGCATCAAGGGCGTGGAGAGCTGCGAGTCCTACG GCGAGTGCTGCCTCGCCCTGAGGTCAGCGATCGGCACCACGGCGCAGCAGTTCGAGACATTCCTGTTCCACCGTGGCGAGGAGACGGGCTCCGTGCGCGGCCGGATGCGGGTCCGGGTGCCCCGGGGCCGGTGCGGCACCCGCGAGAGGCTCTACG AGTGGATCAGCTttgaggaggaggatgctgagCCGGCGGCAGAGCCCCCGATGTGCCCCAAGCTGCCCCCGCAGCGCCTCAG GAGCCGTCCCCGCAGCCTCCCGGAGCCGGCCACCGGCTACACCAACCCCGCTTACTTCATCTTGGAGGGAGTGCCCAACGCGTGTCCCCCGGCCCCCGGAGGAGCCCCCAAGAAGCAGGCAGAGCGCCCGGCCGGGGCCCAGCCATGCCGGAGCCCCGCTGGAGAGCGGGTCCCGCTGCCCTCAGAGGAGGAGCCATGGTGTGGCCGGCCCCGCTGTGGGCCACCGAGCCCTTCCCGTGGGCACCCACTCAGCCCCTCCAGAGCCGGCCACCACAAGAGACCCAAGTCGGCCGTCCTGACGAGGGACACGGTGGGGCTGGGCGACTGCTCGCTGTACGGGGCCACTCAGCTGGACCAGGTGTCACCGCAGCGCAGGGGGGACAGACTGTTCCAGAGCCACCACGTCCTGGAGCCGCCACCGCGGCCCTGCCGGGAAGCGCCGAGGCCACTCGGGAAGCGGGGAGCGCTCGATGCTTCGGCCCTGGAGGCTCAGCCTCCTCCGCCCGCCGAGCCGCAGCCTGCCAGGATGTAG
- the LOC131583736 gene encoding phosphatidylinositol 3,4,5-trisphosphate 5-phosphatase 2-like isoform X1: MATAGWYHRDISQVVAEELLAKAGRDGSFLVRDSESVKGAFALCLLFQRHVYTYRILPDDEGLLSVQTIQGIQTKCFLTLPELIGAYQHPNNGLVTPLLHPVLRPRPAEDSGEPGRGRGLCRAGSGEGPAELLPLPADGEDARGWGHTVPCPGAPPSSRTHIPQQLQQRLQEQVRSSPASDFMGFMAEYLAQHVQDLEALCHGHPQLRHLSTALATACRALHSEIDFTLAGLETLARVFDPPASPRSPAREQGFLSSDSDLELLLNKISTVNHLLSSLEKKVLKSLQETVTRHNLALPSVAVAPLPAARPLAVQNFEVKVGKSQRAGVTVDVESGTVTITKRGSGSPEEVIPQDKILQLIKYQSVQSKVRLVCARENQKSLSRDFIFPSARKREAFCQLLQLMKIQHSNLDEPEIISVYVGTWNMGSTPPPRSLASWLTSRGLGRTQDETTACIPHDIYVIGTQENSLGDREWVEFLCASLKSLMAIDYRVVALQCLWSIKIVVLVKPEHQRRISHVHTSSVKTGIANTLGNKGAVGVSFLFNGTSFGFVNCHLASGSERTHRRNQNYSDILHSLALGDKRLGGFDLTLRFTHLFWFGDLNYRLDMDVQDILTHIVKKEFQALLAVDQLNLEREKNKVFLQFSEGDISFPPTYRYERGTRDTYVWQKSKPTGMRINVPSWCDRILWKSHPETHVVCNSYGCTDDILTSDHSPVFATFEVGVTSQFVPKEAPGSSPEALACIEWESIEVILKTTSCSKCYIEFHSYCLEEVQRSEENTSQNCDIPGFLKLLWSSKHLPVLNPILPDLEYLGDQHLLLSIKGVESCESYGECCLALRSAIGTTAQQFETFLFHRGEETGSVRGRMRVRVPRGRCGTRERLYEWISFEEEDAEPAAEPPMCPKLPPQRLRSRPRSLPEPATGYTNPAYFILEGVPNACPPAPGGAPKKQAERPAGAQPCRSPAGERVPLPSEEEPWCGRPRCGPPSPSRGHPLSPSRAGHHKRPKSAVLTRDTVGLGDCSLYGATQLDQVSPQRRGDRLFQSHHVLEPPPRPCREAPRPLGKRGALDASALEAQPPPPAEPQPARM, from the exons ATGGCGACAGCAGGGTGGTACCACCGCGACATCAGCCAGGTGGTGGCCGAggagctgctggccaaggctgggcgGGACGGCTCCTTCCTGGTGCGGGACAGCGAGTCCGTGAAGGGGGCGTTTGCCCTGTGCCTCCT GTTCCAGAGACACGTCTACACCTACCGCATCCTCCCCGATGATGAGGGGCTGCTCTCCGTGCAG ACCATCCAGGGCATCCAAACCAAGTGTTTCCTCACCCTCCCCGAGCTGATCGGTGCCTACCAGCACCCCAACAACGGGCTGGTGACCCCGCTGCTGCATCCCGTGCTCCGGCCGAGGCCGGCCGAGGACTCGGGTGAGccggggaggggccgggggctgtgccgggctggGAGCGGGGAGGgtcctgctgagctgctgcctctccccgCAGACGGGGAGGATGCCCGAGGCTGGGGGCACACGGTGCCGTGTCCCGGGGCTCCTCCCTCCAGCCGGACCCACATCccgcagcagctgcagcagaggctgcaggagcaggtcCGCAGCAG cccggccAGTGACTTCATGGGCTTCATGGCCGAGTACCTGGCCCAGCACGTGCAGGACCTGGAGGCTCTGTGCCACGGGCACCCGCAGCTGCGGCACCTCAGCACCGCGCTCGCCACTGCCTGCCGGGCGCTGCACAG TGAGATCGACTTCACGCTGGCCGGTCTGGAGACCCTTGCCAGGGTGTTCGACCCCCCTGCGTCCCCTCGCAGCCCGGCCAGGGAGCAG GGTTTCCTGAGCAGCGATTcagacctggagctgctcctcaaCAAGATCTCCACTGTCAACCACCTCCTCTCTTCGCTGGAGAAGAAG GTGCTGAAGTCACTGCAGGAGACGGTGACAAGGCAcaacctggcactgcccagcgTGGCCGTGGCCCCCCTGCCAGCTGCCAGGCCCTTGGCTGTGCAGAACTTCGAG GTGAAGGTGGGGAAGTCCCAGCGTGCGGGCGTGACGGTGGATGTGGAGTCGGGGACAGTGACCATCACCAAGCGGGGCAGCGGCTCCCCGGAGGAGGTGATCCCGCAGGATAAAA TCCTGCAGCTGATCAAGTACCAGAGCGTGCAGAGCAAGGTGAGGCTGGTGTGTGCCCGTGAGAACCAGAAGAGCCTGAGCAGGGACTTCATCTTCCCCAGCGCGCGG aagagagaggctttttgccagctgctgcagctgatgaAGATCCAGCATTCCAACCTGGATGAGCCTGAGATCATCTCGGTGTATGTTGGGACGTGGAACATGG GCAGCACACCTCCACCCCGCTCCCTGGCCTCCTGGCTGACCTCGAGGGGCTTGGGGCGCACGCAGGACGAGACCACGGCCTGCATCCCCCACGACATCTACGTCATCGGCACCCAGGAGAACTCCCTGGGCGACCGCGAGTGGGTCGAGTTCCTCTGCGCCTCCCTCAAGAGCCTCATGGCCATCGACTACAGAGTG GTGGCCCTGCAGTGCCTGTGGAGCATCAAGATCGTGGTGCTGGTGAAGCCGGAGCACCAGCGGCGCATCAGCCACGTCCACACGTCCAGCGTGAAAACCGGGATTGCCAACACACTGG GGAACAAGGGAGCTGTGGGCGTCTCCTTCCTTTTCAACGGGACCTCCTTCGGCTTCGTCAATTGCCACCTGGCCTCTGGCAGCGAGAGGACCCACAG GCGAAACCAGAACTACAGTGACATCCTGCACTCCCTGGCCCTGGGGGACAAACGGCTGGGGGGCTTCGACCTCACCCTGCGCTTCACCCACCTCTTCTGGTTCGGGGACCTCAACTACCGCCTGGACATGGATGTGCAG gacATTCTCACCCACATAGTCAAGAAGGAATTTCAAGCCCTCCTGGCTGTTGACCAGCTCAACCTGGAGCGGGAGAAGAACAAGGTGTTCCTGCAGTTCA GTGAGGGTGAcatctccttccctcccacGTACCGCTACGAGCGGGGCACCCGGGACACCTACGTGTGGCAGAAGTCCAAGCCCACGGGG ATGCGGATCAATGTCCCCTCGTGGTGTGACCGCATCCTGTGGAAGTCACACCCGGAGACCCATGTGGTCTGTAACTCCTACG GCTGCACTGATGACATCTTGACCAGTGACCACTCACCCGTCTTTGCCACCTTTGAGGTGGGAGTGACATCGCAGTTTGTGCCCAAGGAGG CTCCCGGCTCCAGCCCCGAGGCGCTGGCCTGCATCGAGTGGGAGAGCATTGAGGTGATCCTGAAAACCACCAGCTGTAGCAAGTGCTACATCGAGTTCCACTCCTACTGCCTGGAGG AGGTGCAGCGGAGCGAGGAGAACACCTCCCAGAACTGTGACATCCCTGGGTTCCTCAAGCTGCTCTGGTCCTCCAAACATCTGCCTGTG CTGAACCCCATCCTGCCCGACCTGGAGTACCTGGGGGACCAGCACCTGCTCCTCAGCATCAAGGGCGTGGAGAGCTGCGAGTCCTACG GCGAGTGCTGCCTCGCCCTGAGGTCAGCGATCGGCACCACGGCGCAGCAGTTCGAGACATTCCTGTTCCACCGTGGCGAGGAGACGGGCTCCGTGCGCGGCCGGATGCGGGTCCGGGTGCCCCGGGGCCGGTGCGGCACCCGCGAGAGGCTCTACG AGTGGATCAGCTttgaggaggaggatgctgagCCGGCGGCAGAGCCCCCGATGTGCCCCAAGCTGCCCCCGCAGCGCCTCAG GAGCCGTCCCCGCAGCCTCCCGGAGCCGGCCACCGGCTACACCAACCCCGCTTACTTCATCTTGGAGGGAGTGCCCAACGCGTGTCCCCCGGCCCCCGGAGGAGCCCCCAAGAAGCAGGCAGAGCGCCCGGCCGGGGCCCAGCCATGCCGGAGCCCCGCTGGAGAGCGGGTCCCGCTGCCCTCAGAGGAGGAGCCATGGTGTGGCCGGCCCCGCTGTGGGCCACCGAGCCCTTCCCGTGGGCACCCACTCAGCCCCTCCAGAGCCGGCCACCACAAGAGACCCAAGTCGGCCGTCCTGACGAGGGACACGGTGGGGCTGGGCGACTGCTCGCTGTACGGGGCCACTCAGCTGGACCAGGTGTCACCGCAGCGCAGGGGGGACAGACTGTTCCAGAGCCACCACGTCCTGGAGCCGCCACCGCGGCCCTGCCGGGAAGCGCCGAGGCCACTCGGGAAGCGGGGAGCGCTCGATGCTTCGGCCCTGGAGGCTCAGCCTCCTCCGCCCGCCGAGCCGCAGCCTGCCAGGATGTAG